One window of the Chlamydiota bacterium genome contains the following:
- a CDS encoding V-type ATPase subunit has translation MISLARYAFLNAFLRARLRARLDERFFASLARAADLQEAAAMLLDTEYRPVAAAIERGAAPEAAEKLLIELEIERHRAILRHAKGAVAEFVFALLELYDVGKVERIIRIWSEKAWEERDGIIAETICREIPVEAMLKASGIEEIILLLEETPYRKPLVSAYPRYRRTGKLFTLESAIEIDYYRRLGEAVRGLGRADRLAAARIIGTEVDIRNIENLLRLMRYTGLTAEEARRTLLPGGHRLREDLLLRAYTAKSPRLVVETLGGVSLPPPSAAREADALEQLRFVGTLLEEALASEARHALAGFPFGIGTVIAYLSLSRAESWRIRRILAGKSLGIAAEQLV, from the coding sequence ATGATATCGCTCGCGAGATACGCATTCCTGAACGCGTTCCTGCGCGCGCGGCTGCGCGCGCGGCTCGACGAGCGGTTTTTCGCCTCCCTCGCCCGCGCCGCGGACCTCCAGGAGGCGGCCGCGATGCTCCTCGACACCGAGTACCGCCCCGTCGCGGCCGCGATCGAGCGCGGCGCGGCGCCGGAGGCGGCGGAGAAGCTCCTCATCGAGCTCGAGATCGAGCGCCACCGCGCGATCCTCCGCCATGCGAAGGGGGCCGTGGCGGAATTCGTCTTCGCGCTGCTGGAACTGTACGACGTGGGGAAGGTGGAGCGGATCATCCGCATCTGGAGCGAGAAGGCGTGGGAGGAACGCGACGGGATCATCGCGGAGACGATCTGCCGCGAGATCCCGGTGGAGGCGATGCTGAAGGCCTCCGGCATCGAGGAGATCATCCTGCTCCTGGAGGAGACCCCGTACCGAAAGCCGCTCGTCTCCGCCTACCCGCGGTACCGCCGGACCGGGAAGCTGTTCACCCTCGAGTCGGCGATCGAGATCGACTACTACCGGCGCCTGGGCGAGGCCGTGCGCGGGCTCGGCCGCGCGGACCGGCTCGCGGCGGCGCGGATCATCGGCACCGAGGTGGACATCCGCAACATCGAGAACCTCCTCCGCCTGATGCGCTACACCGGGCTGACCGCGGAGGAGGCGCGGCGGACGCTGCTCCCCGGCGGCCACCGGCTGCGCGAGGATCTCCTGCTGCGCGCCTACACGGCGAAAAGCCCCCGCCTCGTCGTCGAGACCCTGGGGGGCGTCTCCCTCCCCCCCCCCTCCGCCGCGCGCGAGGCCGACGCGCTGGAGCAGTTGCGGTTCGTGGGGACGCTCCTCGAGGAGGCGCTCGCCTCGGAGGCTCGGCACGCGCTCGCCGGGTTCCCGTTCGGCATCGGGACCGTCATCGCGTACCTGTCCCTCTCCCGGGCGGAGTCGTGGCGGATCCGGAGGATACTGGCGGGAAAGAGTCTCGGCATCGCGGCGGAGCAGCTCGTCTGA
- a CDS encoding H+transporting two-sector ATPase C subunit, protein MLRRFTGAALLVPVLAAACIGLAGVARTAHAQDEAAVKNTDPNVVRGAFIAASIAVAVGSLAAGIAVAYVGAAAMGAIAEKPELAGRAIIFVGLAEGIAIWGWVIAFLILMRV, encoded by the coding sequence ATGCTGAGAAGGTTCACGGGGGCGGCGCTGCTCGTGCCGGTCCTCGCGGCGGCGTGCATAGGCCTCGCGGGCGTCGCCCGCACGGCACACGCCCAGGACGAGGCGGCGGTCAAAAACACGGACCCGAACGTGGTGCGCGGCGCCTTCATCGCCGCCTCGATCGCCGTGGCGGTCGGATCGCTCGCGGCGGGGATCGCGGTCGCCTACGTGGGCGCCGCGGCGATGGGGGCGATCGCCGAGAAGCCGGAACTGGCGGGCCGGGCGATCATCTTCGTCGGGCTCGCCGAGGGGATCGCGATCTGGGGCTGGGTCATCGCGTTCCTCATCCTGATGCGCGTCTGA
- a CDS encoding Vacuolar H+transporting two-sector ATPase F subunit, which produces MGYLVIGDDQTVTGFRLAGIEGRAARTPYEAREALKAAAAAGEVSVVVITERIAAAVKAEIDACRLRGKPLVVEIPDRRGPMEGRKTIRELVKAAVGVTV; this is translated from the coding sequence GTGGGCTACCTCGTCATCGGCGACGACCAGACGGTGACCGGCTTCCGCCTCGCGGGGATCGAGGGGCGGGCGGCGCGGACGCCGTACGAGGCGCGGGAGGCGTTGAAGGCCGCCGCGGCGGCCGGGGAGGTCTCGGTCGTCGTGATCACCGAACGGATCGCGGCCGCGGTGAAGGCCGAAATCGACGCCTGCCGCCTCCGCGGGAAACCGCTTGTCGTCGAGATCCCGGACCGGCGCGGCCCGATGGAGGGGCGCAAGACCATCCGGGAGCTGGTCAAGGCCGCGGTGGGCGTCACCGTATGA
- a CDS encoding V-type ATP synthase subunit A, whose translation MNAITTGGRVIGRVSRVVGPLVQARGVKDAQMLELAEVGADRLVGEIVRLDGERAALQVYEDTTGLKPGEPIYGTGMPLSAELGPGLLGGIFDGIQRPLAAIRDAGGQYIRRGIHLPVLDRERTWPVAPRLRAGDPVRAGAVIAAVQETGSIEHRVLAPPGAEGRITSIAPEGEYRLNDTIAVISGPGGERAVTLCRRWPVRRGLPYARKMPPAAVLATGQRVIDTLFPVAKGGTVVLPGGFGTGKTMLQHALAKWCDAQVIVFIGCGERGNEMTDVLTEFPKLLDPRTGRPLMERTILIANTSNMPVAAREASIYTGITLAEYYRDMGYHVAVMADSTSRWAEALRELSGRLEELPADEGFPSYLPTRLAEFYERGGAVTTLGGEEGSVTVIGSVSPPGGDFSEPVTQHSKRFVRALWLLDRKLANARHYPAVSWIDSYSEYVEELAPWWEAQGFPQWRELRAEIMGLLQQENRLQQVVKLVGPDVLPDSQRIVLETCALFKNSFLQQDAFSARDAYTPAEKQMKMLSLILRFHRLGSRALQKGATLVAVRGLPSYREMMRMRQTVPNDDLSALDRMGEELERSIAELEARYGRR comes from the coding sequence ATGAATGCGATTACCACGGGCGGAAGGGTGATCGGGCGGGTGAGCCGGGTCGTCGGGCCGCTCGTGCAGGCGCGCGGCGTCAAGGACGCGCAGATGCTCGAGCTGGCCGAGGTCGGCGCCGACCGCCTCGTCGGCGAGATCGTCCGCCTCGACGGGGAGCGGGCCGCCCTCCAGGTCTACGAGGACACGACCGGCCTCAAGCCCGGCGAGCCCATCTACGGCACCGGGATGCCGCTCTCGGCGGAGCTCGGTCCCGGCCTTCTCGGAGGGATCTTCGACGGCATCCAGCGACCGCTCGCCGCGATACGGGACGCGGGGGGACAGTATATCCGGCGCGGCATCCACCTGCCGGTCCTCGACCGGGAGCGGACCTGGCCTGTCGCGCCGCGCCTGCGGGCCGGCGACCCGGTCCGCGCCGGCGCGGTCATCGCCGCCGTCCAAGAGACGGGGAGCATCGAGCACCGCGTGCTGGCGCCGCCGGGGGCCGAGGGGAGAATCACGTCGATCGCGCCCGAGGGTGAGTACCGCCTCAACGACACGATCGCCGTCATCTCCGGCCCCGGGGGGGAGCGGGCGGTGACGCTCTGCCGGCGCTGGCCGGTGCGCAGGGGCCTCCCGTACGCGCGGAAGATGCCGCCGGCGGCCGTGCTCGCCACCGGGCAGCGCGTGATCGACACCCTCTTCCCGGTCGCCAAGGGGGGCACCGTGGTGCTCCCCGGGGGGTTCGGCACCGGCAAGACGATGCTCCAGCATGCCCTCGCCAAGTGGTGCGACGCCCAGGTGATCGTCTTCATCGGCTGCGGGGAGCGCGGGAACGAGATGACCGACGTGCTCACCGAGTTCCCCAAGCTCCTCGATCCCCGCACCGGGAGGCCGCTGATGGAGCGGACGATCCTGATCGCCAACACCTCGAACATGCCGGTGGCGGCGCGCGAGGCGTCGATCTACACCGGCATCACCCTCGCCGAGTATTACCGGGACATGGGCTACCATGTCGCGGTGATGGCCGACTCCACCTCGCGGTGGGCCGAGGCGCTGCGGGAGCTCTCCGGGCGCCTCGAGGAGCTCCCCGCGGACGAGGGGTTCCCCTCCTACCTCCCCACCCGCCTCGCCGAGTTCTACGAGCGCGGCGGCGCGGTGACGACGCTCGGCGGGGAGGAGGGATCCGTGACGGTGATCGGCTCCGTGTCGCCGCCGGGGGGCGACTTCTCCGAGCCGGTGACCCAGCACTCCAAGCGCTTCGTGCGCGCCCTCTGGCTGCTCGACCGCAAGCTGGCCAACGCCCGCCACTACCCCGCGGTCAGTTGGATCGACTCGTACAGCGAGTACGTCGAGGAGCTCGCCCCCTGGTGGGAGGCGCAGGGCTTCCCGCAGTGGCGGGAACTGCGCGCCGAGATCATGGGGCTCCTCCAGCAGGAGAACCGCCTCCAGCAGGTGGTCAAGCTGGTGGGGCCCGACGTCCTCCCGGATTCCCAGCGCATCGTGCTGGAGACCTGCGCCCTCTTCAAGAACTCGTTCCTCCAGCAGGACGCCTTCAGCGCCCGGGACGCCTACACGCCGGCGGAGAAGCAGATGAAGATGCTCTCGCTCATCCTCCGCTTCCACCGGCTCGGGAGCCGCGCCCTGCAGAAGGGGGCCACCCTCGTCGCCGTGCGCGGGCTCCCCTCCTACCGGGAGATGATGCGGATGCGGCAGACGGTGCCCAACGACGACCTCTCCGCGCTCGACCGGATGGGGGAGGAACTCGAGCGCTCGATCGCCGAACTGGAGGCGCGCTATGGGCGGCGCTGA
- a CDS encoding V-type ATP synthase subunit B — MGGAERAAGAREYRGISEVLGPLVIVRGAGSVGFNELAEVRGADGETRLGLVLETSDELAALQIFEGTMGLTIPDTRVRFRGRPLELSVSREMLGRVFDGIGRPRDGGPEPIGGTLLDVNGLPINPTAREYPKRFIQTGISAIDGMNTLIRGQKLPIFSGSGLPHNRLAAQIARQARILGEETRFAVVFAAMGIKYDTARFFTDSFEESGALENAALFLNLADDPPVERLITPRAALTLAEHLAFDEGMHVLVVLTDVSNYCESLREIATVRGDIPSRKGYPGYLYSDLASIYERAGMVRGIPGSITQIPILTMPNDDITHPIPDLTGFITEGQIVLDRDLFGRGIYPPVAGLPSLSRLMKDGIGEGITRADHAHLAGQLFEAYSHVKDLRALASVIGEEELSPLDTAYLAFGREFEGSFLRQGEHEDRPIERTLDLGWQMLRLLPREELHRMTDEEMERHYPR, encoded by the coding sequence ATGGGCGGCGCTGAGCGGGCGGCGGGCGCCCGCGAGTACCGCGGGATCTCCGAGGTGCTCGGACCGCTCGTGATCGTCAGGGGCGCGGGGAGCGTGGGCTTCAACGAGCTCGCCGAGGTCCGCGGCGCGGACGGCGAGACCCGTCTCGGCCTCGTCCTGGAGACGTCGGACGAACTGGCCGCCCTGCAGATCTTCGAAGGGACGATGGGGCTCACCATCCCGGACACCCGGGTGCGCTTCCGCGGGCGGCCGCTCGAGCTTTCCGTGTCGAGGGAGATGCTCGGGCGCGTCTTCGACGGCATCGGGCGCCCGCGCGACGGCGGCCCTGAGCCGATCGGAGGAACCCTCCTCGACGTCAACGGCCTCCCGATCAATCCGACCGCGCGCGAATACCCGAAGCGGTTCATCCAGACCGGCATCTCCGCCATCGACGGGATGAACACCCTCATCCGCGGGCAGAAGCTCCCGATCTTCTCCGGGAGCGGCCTGCCCCACAACCGCCTCGCCGCGCAGATCGCCCGGCAGGCGAGGATCCTCGGCGAGGAGACCCGGTTCGCGGTCGTCTTCGCGGCGATGGGGATCAAGTACGACACCGCCCGCTTCTTCACCGACAGTTTCGAGGAGAGCGGGGCGTTGGAGAACGCGGCGCTCTTCCTCAACCTCGCCGACGACCCCCCGGTGGAGCGGCTGATCACGCCGCGGGCCGCCCTGACGCTCGCCGAACACCTCGCCTTCGACGAGGGGATGCACGTGCTGGTCGTCCTCACCGACGTCTCGAACTACTGCGAGAGTCTGCGCGAGATCGCGACGGTGCGGGGGGACATCCCGAGCCGGAAAGGGTACCCGGGGTACCTGTACAGCGACCTCGCGAGCATCTACGAGCGCGCCGGGATGGTCCGCGGGATCCCCGGCTCGATCACGCAGATCCCCATCCTGACGATGCCGAACGACGACATCACGCACCCGATCCCCGATCTCACCGGCTTCATCACGGAGGGGCAGATCGTGCTGGATCGGGATCTCTTCGGGCGCGGGATCTACCCCCCCGTCGCGGGCCTCCCGTCGCTCTCCCGCCTGATGAAGGACGGGATCGGCGAGGGGATCACCCGCGCGGACCACGCGCACCTCGCCGGGCAGCTCTTCGAGGCGTACTCCCACGTAAAGGATCTCCGCGCCCTCGCCTCCGTCATCGGGGAGGAAGAGCTGAGCCCGCTCGACACCGCCTACCTCGCCTTCGGCAGGGAGTTCGAGGGGTCGTTTTTGCGCCAGGGGGAGCACGAGGATCGGCCGATCGAGCGCACACTCGACCTCGGTTGGCAGATGCTGCGCCTCCTCCCCCGGGAGGAGCTCCACCGGATGACGGACGAGGAGATGGAACGGCACTACCCGCGGTAG
- a CDS encoding V-type ATP synthase subunit D, translating to MPRDAIAPTKSNLLAAAASLAFAREGHELLTKKRDILVAELLDLAAEAAHTQRRLDEKLGEAFAALDRAVLDSGRRAVREASWAVDARVETRVSERRVMGVGLPVVHSTARGEPPFYPARQTGFRLDEAQRLFAEAVKLLDAFTGMFNSVLRLAAEVKKSMRRVNALEKIYIPDYTDVLQYIANTLEESERESFFVLKMIKARLSGARSGARGGG from the coding sequence ATGCCGCGAGACGCGATAGCCCCGACGAAGTCGAACCTGCTCGCCGCGGCGGCGAGCCTCGCCTTCGCCCGCGAGGGGCACGAGCTCCTCACGAAGAAGCGCGATATCCTCGTCGCCGAGCTCCTCGACCTCGCGGCGGAGGCCGCGCACACGCAGCGGCGGCTCGACGAGAAGCTCGGGGAGGCGTTCGCCGCGCTGGACCGGGCGGTGCTCGACTCGGGGCGGCGCGCCGTCCGCGAGGCGTCGTGGGCCGTCGACGCGAGGGTGGAGACGCGCGTCTCCGAGCGCAGGGTGATGGGGGTCGGCCTCCCGGTCGTGCACTCCACCGCCCGCGGCGAACCGCCGTTCTACCCCGCGCGGCAGACCGGATTCCGGCTCGACGAGGCGCAGCGGCTCTTCGCCGAGGCGGTGAAACTCCTCGACGCGTTCACCGGGATGTTCAACTCGGTCCTCCGCCTCGCGGCCGAGGTCAAGAAGAGCATGCGGCGCGTGAACGCGCTCGAAAAAATCTATATCCCCGACTACACGGACGTCCTACAATACATCGCGAACACCCTCGAGGAATCCGAGCGGGAGTCGTTCTTCGTCCTCAAGATGATCAAGGCGCGCCTTTCCGGCGCGCGGAGCGGGGCCCGGGGGGGCGGCTGA
- a CDS encoding universal stress protein codes for MAQARGIGRILVSIGGNERSLLAAQYAVALARLLGAELIAVYVVDTKILAGLLKARIFIQMEERDYARDFEENGRRYLNHVRDLAEAKGVPISTILEKGEVHTIVTAKAREMRADLLVMGEPDAPASRRDYYFNEGERIFREAQCPVLVVKGEERIRALYDGVE; via the coding sequence ATGGCGCAGGCCCGCGGCATCGGGAGGATACTGGTCAGCATCGGCGGGAACGAGCGTTCCCTCCTCGCCGCCCAGTACGCGGTGGCGCTCGCGCGCCTCCTCGGCGCCGAGCTCATCGCCGTCTATGTGGTGGACACGAAGATACTCGCCGGCCTCCTGAAGGCGCGCATCTTCATCCAGATGGAGGAGAGGGACTACGCGCGCGATTTCGAGGAGAACGGGCGCCGGTACCTGAACCATGTCCGGGATTTGGCCGAGGCGAAGGGGGTCCCGATCTCCACGATCCTCGAGAAGGGCGAGGTCCACACGATCGTCACCGCGAAGGCGCGCGAGATGAGGGCGGATTTGCTGGTGATGGGGGAACCCGACGCCCCCGCCTCGCGGAGGGACTACTACTTCAACGAGGGGGAGCGGATCTTCCGCGAGGCGCAGTGCCCGGTCCTCGTCGTGAAGGGGGAGGAGAGGATCCGCGCGCTGTACGACGGCGTGGAATAG
- a CDS encoding PTS sugar transporter subunit IIA, protein MQLTELLTPNLIRIGLQSRDKRGIVEELVGILASAGKVADEGQLVEAAMRREAEATTGLARGVAIPHCKTDAVRELTCSLAVAPDGRDFEAMDGKPSFIFFFLSAPTGMSGPHVKALANIAALSQSDAFLERLRTAATPEDAFRIIAEEETRED, encoded by the coding sequence ATGCAACTGACCGAACTGCTCACCCCGAACCTGATCCGGATCGGGCTCCAAAGCCGCGACAAGCGCGGCATCGTCGAGGAGCTCGTCGGCATACTGGCCTCGGCCGGGAAGGTCGCCGACGAGGGGCAACTCGTGGAGGCGGCGATGCGGCGCGAGGCCGAGGCGACCACCGGACTCGCGCGCGGGGTCGCGATCCCGCACTGCAAGACCGACGCCGTCCGCGAGCTCACCTGCTCGCTGGCCGTTGCGCCCGACGGCCGCGATTTCGAGGCGATGGACGGGAAGCCGTCGTTCATCTTCTTCTTCCTCTCCGCCCCCACCGGGATGTCGGGCCCCCACGTCAAGGCGCTCGCCAACATCGCCGCGCTCTCCCAGAGCGACGCGTTCCTCGAGAGGCTCCGCACCGCCGCGACGCCGGAGGACGCGTTCCGCATCATCGCCGAGGAGGAGACGCGCGAGGACTGA
- a CDS encoding PHP domain-containing protein, giving the protein MRIDLHVHTNASDGLFAPAEVVRKAREAGLSALGIADHDTVNGVEEALQAAGEERIEVVPAVEINAYHGAFEYHILGYFLDHRDERLGRALAELREARIVRMRRIVEKLGALGMEVDPEEIFAAAGGGSVGRPHIARVMLQRRYVSSMREAFDRFIGEGKPAYAPRSKLAPGEAIALIREASGVAVLAHPGLWGGDELIPQLAAWGIAGIEVYTPDHTGAQRERYRGFARDLGLIQTGGSDYHGWKDNSGNTLGAAATPPGEFRRLAELAGAARVWP; this is encoded by the coding sequence ATGCGCATTGACCTGCACGTCCACACAAACGCCTCCGACGGCCTCTTCGCCCCCGCCGAGGTGGTGCGGAAGGCCCGCGAAGCCGGGCTCTCGGCGCTGGGGATCGCCGACCACGACACCGTCAACGGCGTCGAGGAGGCGCTCCAGGCGGCCGGAGAGGAGCGGATCGAGGTCGTGCCGGCGGTTGAGATCAACGCCTACCACGGGGCGTTCGAGTACCATATCCTCGGCTACTTCCTCGACCACCGCGACGAACGCCTCGGCCGCGCCCTCGCGGAGCTGCGAGAGGCGCGGATCGTCCGGATGCGCCGCATCGTCGAGAAGCTCGGCGCGCTCGGGATGGAGGTCGATCCCGAAGAGATCTTTGCCGCGGCCGGCGGCGGCTCCGTCGGAAGGCCCCACATCGCCCGCGTGATGCTCCAGAGGCGTTACGTCTCCTCGATGCGCGAGGCGTTCGACCGCTTCATCGGGGAGGGGAAGCCCGCCTACGCCCCGCGCTCGAAACTCGCCCCCGGGGAGGCGATCGCCCTCATCCGGGAGGCCAGCGGCGTCGCGGTCCTCGCGCACCCGGGCCTCTGGGGGGGCGACGAGCTCATCCCGCAGCTGGCGGCCTGGGGCATCGCCGGCATCGAGGTGTACACGCCCGACCATACCGGCGCGCAGCGGGAGCGCTACCGCGGGTTCGCCCGCGACCTCGGGCTCATCCAGACCGGCGGCAGCGACTACCACGGGTGGAAGGACAACTCGGGGAACACGCTCGGCGCCGCGGCGACCCCTCCCGGGGAGTTCAGGCGCCTCGCGGAGCTCGCCGGCGCCGCCCGGGTCTGGCCGTGA
- a CDS encoding DUF362 domain-containing protein — translation MKSNVYFTDLRAKSGESLLDKTARLFDLVGFGGLLRPGDKVAVKLHWGEWGNVAFLPPPFARRLVEKVREAGGKPFLTDTNTLYTGGRHNAIDHILTALKNGFSVASAGAPIIIADGLSGGDSVEVPADGKRVPSVRVAGAIYCADAILSLAHFKGHELFGFGGALKNIAMGCTTPAGKQILHSDVKPKVDRGRCIACGRCVRSCAHGAIRLAEGGKAGIDTDRCVGCGECVAVCPAEAIPVNWETAAEPLLEKSAEYVKAILANKGGRAAFFNFLLRMSPECDCYEWNDAPFVADIGIVASRDPVAIDQASTDLVNAGQVLSSSRLKGKNPDGDAITAATGVKGWRRILEYAEEIGVGTRSYELVRIGGKRT, via the coding sequence ATGAAATCGAACGTCTACTTCACCGACCTCAGGGCGAAGTCGGGGGAGTCGCTCCTCGACAAGACCGCCCGGCTCTTCGACCTCGTCGGTTTCGGCGGCCTCCTGCGGCCCGGCGACAAGGTCGCGGTCAAGCTCCATTGGGGCGAGTGGGGCAACGTCGCCTTCCTCCCCCCCCCGTTCGCCCGCCGCCTGGTGGAGAAGGTGCGGGAGGCGGGCGGGAAACCGTTCCTGACCGACACGAACACGCTCTACACCGGCGGGCGCCACAATGCGATCGACCATATCCTCACCGCCCTGAAGAACGGCTTCTCCGTCGCCTCCGCCGGGGCCCCGATCATCATCGCCGACGGGCTCAGCGGCGGCGATTCAGTCGAGGTGCCCGCGGACGGGAAACGGGTGCCGAGCGTGCGGGTCGCCGGGGCGATCTACTGCGCGGACGCGATCCTCTCCCTCGCCCATTTCAAGGGGCACGAGCTCTTCGGCTTCGGCGGCGCGCTCAAGAACATCGCGATGGGGTGCACGACCCCCGCCGGGAAGCAGATCCTCCACTCCGACGTGAAACCGAAGGTGGACCGCGGCCGCTGCATCGCCTGCGGGCGGTGCGTCCGCTCCTGCGCCCACGGGGCCATCCGCCTCGCGGAAGGAGGGAAGGCGGGGATCGACACGGACAGATGCGTCGGCTGCGGCGAGTGCGTGGCGGTCTGCCCGGCCGAGGCGATCCCGGTCAACTGGGAGACCGCCGCGGAGCCGCTGCTGGAGAAGTCCGCCGAGTACGTCAAGGCCATCCTCGCGAACAAGGGGGGGCGCGCGGCGTTCTTCAACTTCCTCCTGCGGATGTCGCCTGAATGCGACTGCTACGAATGGAACGACGCCCCGTTCGTCGCCGACATCGGGATCGTGGCCTCCCGCGACCCGGTGGCGATCGACCAGGCCTCCACGGACCTGGTGAACGCGGGACAGGTGCTCTCCTCGTCGCGCCTGAAGGGGAAGAACCCGGACGGGGACGCGATCACGGCCGCCACCGGGGTGAAGGGCTGGCGGAGGATACTGGAGTACGCCGAGGAGATCGGCGTGGGCACGCGGAGCTACGAGCTCGTGCGGATCGGCGGAAAGCGAACGTAG
- a CDS encoding 6-carboxytetrahydropterin synthase → MKRERGEFLVTVTGRFDAAHRLRLAGAPCERLHGHGWRIEASFTGPLGADGIVRDFVALERELEERVISALDHRDLNELFEKPTTELIARWIWDRLAPLGVAEVKLWETPNYSVTYRG, encoded by the coding sequence ATGAAGAGGGAACGGGGCGAATTCCTTGTCACGGTAACCGGGCGCTTCGACGCCGCCCACCGTCTCCGTCTCGCCGGCGCCCCGTGCGAACGGCTCCACGGGCACGGCTGGCGGATCGAGGCGTCGTTCACCGGCCCGCTGGGCGCGGACGGCATCGTCCGCGACTTCGTCGCGCTTGAGCGGGAGCTGGAGGAGCGCGTGATCTCGGCGCTCGACCACAGGGACCTGAACGAGCTGTTCGAGAAGCCGACCACCGAGCTCATCGCTCGCTGGATCTGGGACCGGCTCGCCCCGCTCGGCGTCGCCGAGGTGAAGCTATGGGAAACGCCGAACTACTCGGTGACGTACCGCGGCTGA
- a CDS encoding HEAT repeat domain-containing protein: MGNAELLGDVPRLRPRPAARAGRPLRGRLAAACCGMLLVPLPSPAADGEAADAYLERVRTLAGHVAGGTMETRRTTAALLRGMGKPVLQYLEAELKAPETGRRARAALVLGEIGEPAAFPALREALQDPDGPVRAQAAAAIGKLGLEGAPAVLAPLLDDPNESARAEAVRVMGELRMPEHTGKIRRLLSDPSEKVRACALAAAGNLRDKESVPAALKAIEEPSARVRNSAAIALGKIGDRAALPRLRKALEDSDAWVRSSAAAALGEMGDADAVPLIEKAAGDETPHVRGAAAAALGALKAPRSIPALCALLQDSNPSGFSLLVPYRRTEVREEAAEALGKITGDARGFSRTADPASREEALERWRAWCLDRTATPLPGTGPP; this comes from the coding sequence ATGGGAAACGCCGAACTACTCGGTGACGTACCGCGGCTGAGGCCGCGCCCCGCGGCGCGGGCCGGCCGGCCGCTGCGCGGGCGCCTCGCGGCCGCCTGCTGCGGCATGCTCCTCGTCCCCCTCCCCTCCCCCGCCGCCGACGGCGAGGCGGCCGACGCGTACCTGGAGCGGGTCAGGACGCTCGCGGGGCACGTGGCCGGCGGCACGATGGAGACCCGAAGGACCACCGCCGCGCTTCTGCGGGGGATGGGGAAGCCGGTGCTCCAGTACCTCGAGGCCGAGCTGAAGGCGCCCGAAACCGGCCGGCGGGCGCGCGCCGCCCTTGTCCTCGGCGAGATCGGGGAGCCCGCGGCGTTCCCGGCCCTCCGCGAGGCGCTGCAGGACCCCGACGGGCCGGTGCGCGCGCAGGCGGCGGCGGCGATCGGCAAGCTCGGCCTCGAGGGCGCGCCCGCCGTGCTCGCCCCGCTCCTCGACGATCCGAACGAGTCGGCGCGTGCGGAGGCGGTCCGCGTGATGGGGGAGCTCCGAATGCCGGAGCACACGGGGAAGATCAGGCGCCTCCTCTCCGACCCCTCCGAGAAGGTCAGGGCCTGCGCCCTCGCGGCGGCGGGCAACCTCCGCGACAAGGAGTCGGTTCCCGCCGCCCTGAAGGCGATCGAGGAACCGTCCGCCCGCGTCAGGAACAGCGCCGCAATCGCCCTCGGGAAGATCGGCGACCGCGCCGCGCTCCCCCGGCTCAGGAAGGCGCTGGAGGATTCCGACGCGTGGGTCCGCAGCTCGGCCGCCGCCGCCCTGGGGGAGATGGGCGACGCCGACGCGGTCCCGCTCATCGAGAAGGCCGCCGGCGACGAAACCCCACACGTGCGCGGCGCGGCCGCCGCGGCGCTCGGCGCGCTCAAGGCGCCGCGATCGATCCCCGCCCTCTGCGCCCTTCTCCAGGACTCGAACCCGAGCGGCTTCTCCCTGCTCGTTCCCTACCGCCGAACCGAGGTCAGGGAGGAGGCCGCGGAGGCCCTCGGGAAGATCACCGGCGACGCGCGGGGCTTCTCGCGAACGGCCGATCCGGCGTCGCGCGAGGAGGCCCTCGAGCGCTGGAGGGCATGGTGCCTGGACCGGACCGCGACGCCCCTGCCGGGAACCGGCCCGCCTTGA